In Rhodoligotrophos defluvii, a genomic segment contains:
- a CDS encoding phage major capsid protein encodes MPFTTAEFESMANATLDFHFKKGNILSQAIQEKPLLRAMMAKSKPFPGGKERITRRVKGEYTTTIQGFEYDDQVEYQNPANIRVASYPWKLIHAGISFTMHELLHNGISIVDTNTGRNATTHSDAEVIQLANILDDKLEDMAEGMARGMNDMFWRDGTQNAKLVPGIQSFVLENPASATVVGGIDQASNTWWRNRAQIGLNVGSDPSAQVLVKQLSKEWRQLRRYGGKPNLALAGSDFLDQLEAEMRAKGFYTQTGWAKEGGTIDVSAADPSFKGLRFEYDPTLDDMGKAKYAYLLDLRNIYPMHIDGENMKSHFPARPENKYVFYRAKTWVGGLVCDKRNSHLVISIA; translated from the coding sequence ATGCCGTTCACGACCGCTGAATTCGAGAGCATGGCGAACGCCACGCTCGACTTCCACTTTAAGAAAGGGAACATCCTCTCCCAGGCCATCCAGGAAAAGCCCCTCCTCCGGGCCATGATGGCCAAGTCTAAGCCCTTCCCGGGTGGCAAGGAGAGGATCACTCGCCGGGTGAAAGGCGAGTACACCACGACCATTCAGGGTTTCGAGTACGACGACCAGGTCGAGTACCAGAACCCGGCCAACATCCGCGTGGCGAGCTATCCGTGGAAGCTGATCCACGCCGGCATTTCGTTCACGATGCACGAGCTCCTGCACAACGGGATCAGCATCGTTGATACGAACACCGGCCGGAACGCAACCACGCACAGCGATGCAGAAGTCATCCAGCTGGCCAACATCCTCGACGACAAGCTCGAGGACATGGCGGAGGGCATGGCCCGCGGCATGAACGACATGTTCTGGCGCGACGGCACGCAGAACGCCAAGCTGGTTCCGGGCATCCAGTCCTTCGTTCTGGAGAACCCGGCCTCGGCCACTGTGGTCGGTGGCATCGACCAGGCGTCCAACACCTGGTGGCGCAACCGGGCGCAGATCGGTCTGAACGTAGGCTCGGACCCCTCGGCTCAGGTGCTCGTCAAGCAGCTGTCGAAGGAATGGCGTCAGCTTCGTCGGTATGGCGGCAAGCCCAATCTGGCGCTGGCCGGCTCCGACTTCCTTGACCAGCTCGAGGCTGAGATGCGCGCCAAGGGTTTCTACACCCAGACCGGCTGGGCAAAGGAAGGCGGCACGATCGATGTGTCTGCGGCCGATCCGTCGTTCAAGGGCCTGCGGTTCGAGTACGACCCGACCCTCGATGACATGGGCAAGGCTAAGTACGCCTATCTGCTCGACCTTCGCAACATCTACCCGATGCACATCGACGGCGAAAACATGAAGTCGCATTTCCCCGCGCGGCCGGAGAACAAGTACGTGTTCTACCGCGCCAAGACCTGGGTCGGCGGCCTCGTGTGCGACAAGCGCAACAGCCATCTCGTGATCTCGATCGCTTAA